GCCAGATGCGAACACTTTTGTCCCACCCCGCGCTGGCGAGGTAGTCGCCATTGGGCGAGAACGCCACCCCAGTGACCACGCCCGTGTGCCCCGACAGCACCCGCACACACTGGCCGCTATTGGGGTCCCAAAGTCGCAGCGTATTGTCCCAACTGGCACTGGCGAGCAGTTGCCCATCGGGTGAGAAGGCGACCGAACTGACCACACCATTGTGACCGGTGAACGCCCGCAACGGACGCCCGCTGGGGAAATCCCACAGCAGAATCGATTTATCCCAACTCGCGGTTGCCAATCGGGTTCCATCCGGCGAGAGCGCCAGATGGGTCAAGTCGCCCTGGTGAGTCAAGGGAAACGGCGATTCGGTTGGCTCGAACGGTGCCACAGGTTTCTCCAGGATCGCAACGGGAGCGAGTTCGGGGGAATGGTTCGGGGGTGATTCGGGAGACGATTCGGATGGTCGGGGGGGACGCCTCGCCGGGATCAATCCCAATCGGTCGGCGATTTGGCGATAGCCGCGGGCGACCACCGAGGTGGGGCTGCTCTGCACCACCGATTGCCCACGCAACACGGCTCGCCCAACTTCGGCATCGTGCGGGATCACCGGTTCCAGCAGCGCCGCGCCAAGCGATTCGCGCATGGTGCGGGCCCATTCGCCCGCATCATTGCCACCGGGCGGCAAGGTGAGCACAATTCCGCGAAGCGAAATCGGGACGACGTTTCGCTCCCGAGCATCCCGCAAGCGCGTCAGGAAGCCCGGCAACGTGCGGATCGCGAACGCTTCGGCTCGCAGCACAATCAGCAATTCCTCGCAGACTTGCAGCAGTCGTCGCAGTCCGGATTCTGCAATCGCCGGCGGAGAATCAATCACCAAACAATCGTAAGTTGCCGCGTAAGTTGGATTCGCAAGCGCGGCCCAAAAATCGGTCGTTGTCGGGGGATTCGTCGCATCCAGCTCAATTGCCGCAACATCCAAGTTGGATTCAACTTGCGACCAGAATTGACCATGGTGCGCGATGCCGAAGGGGGGAATGCCAATTTGGGCACGATCCGGCGAGAGTCGCCACGCCGCCACCACACTTTGCAGCGGATCGGTGTCCACCAGCAAGATGCGCAGCCCCGCCTGGGCCGCTGCCGAGGCGAGATTGATCGCGGTGGTGGTCTTGCCCACTCCGCCTTTCTGGCTGGCGATCAACAGCTTGCGCACCCAACCATCCCTCCGCAACGGCACTCAGCCCACGGAATGCGTGCGGCCAATGGCGGTGGCGATCCAGCGATCCACCCGCAGTGCCAAATTCCGATACGCGACCGAGGCGGGCCCCGTGGGGAGAGGGATACCCGGTTGCTGAGGCCACCCCTGCATGGCGGAATCGATGGGAATGATCGGTTCCAAAAACCACGCGCCGTGTCGTTGCCGCAAGCCGTCCAACATGGCCGCCTGCACGGAATCTTGATTATCGTGCATCGCCAGCAGAATGCCAAGGGATTCTAGTTTCGGATTCGCGTCTCGGGCACCCGCCAGTCGATCCGCCGCAACTCCCAACGTCCGGAAACTGAGCGGATCGGCCCCACAGACCAGCATCACCCCATCCACTCGAGCCAACACGGCCGCGCAACTCCGCTCCGTCAAATTCGGACAATCGACCAGCATTCGCTCGGCAAACACCGCGAATGGCTCACCTGCAATTCCATCCGGCGGAATTTCCGCCATCGTCAATCGCACGCCGGGCCACCCGTCCGTTCCACCGGCATCCGCGGCGAGTCGGGGGATGATTCCGGCGGACGAGCAATCCAGCAGCTGCGTCTGGCGACCGAATTGGCCCCACCACCACGCCAAGGCCAACGCCGCCGTCGTGCGTCCGGTGCCGCCTTTGTGCCCCGCAATCGCCAATCGATAGCCGCGTGCGCTCAACCGATCTCACTCCCAATCCGGCCAGAAAAATGCGCGATGTTCCGGAGCCACCGGGGGAGATTCGCCGCCAGTCCAATTCGCCGAATTCGCCGCATCTG
This DNA window, taken from Tuwongella immobilis, encodes the following:
- a CDS encoding ParA family protein, encoding MSARGYRLAIAGHKGGTGRTTAALALAWWWGQFGRQTQLLDCSSAGIIPRLAADAGGTDGWPGVRLTMAEIPPDGIAGEPFAVFAERMLVDCPNLTERSCAAVLARVDGVMLVCGADPLSFRTLGVAADRLAGARDANPKLESLGILLAMHDNQDSVQAAMLDGLRQRHGAWFLEPIIPIDSAMQGWPQQPGIPLPTGPASVAYRNLALRVDRWIATAIGRTHSVG